The following is a genomic window from Peromyscus maniculatus bairdii isolate BWxNUB_F1_BW_parent chromosome 22, HU_Pman_BW_mat_3.1, whole genome shotgun sequence.
TGGCCCGTGGATGCCCTATCGGGAGTGAATGCTAACACTATTTTTCCCGTGCAGGGTGGCTCAGAACTTGGGTGGCTGAGGCGGGAGACTGTAtgttcctggccagcctgagctacacaccAAAATGCTGTCTCAGGGAGGGACACACGTGTTTTCTGCCTGGGCTTGCGCATGCCTTGGCACCTTTGGCAGGACTCAAGGTAGGTGACTTTGccttcccctgcctctgtttcctcggGCCTGACCACGTGGTTGGTGTTAATTCCCGATAGCCCCGCCCAGCAGCTGAGCGGACACACTCGGGAGCCTGAGCCGGTGACTTTATTGCGTGCCTTGGAGGATAGGTGTTACACGTGGGACCCCAGATGGTGTTTCATGTGCTACTGCAGTGGTGTTTCATGTGGGGCTCCCATGGAAGATGTTTCACATGGAATCCATGGGCAGGTTTTACATGTAGGGGCCCAGCGGCTGGGTGTTTCACATGGTGGCGTGGGCAGATGTTTGCTTTTGTTCCGTAGGTGGGCAGATGTTCACTGTGGCTCTCGTGGACGGGTGTTGGATGTGGCTCTCATATGGTGCTCCAGTGGTCTAGTGGTTTTGTGTGGCTCCCGTGGGCAGGTGTCCAGGCGCGGCCCTAGTACGCCAGGTGCTGTAAAAGCCAGCAGTGCCTTGGGCAGCGCAGCTGGTAACTATAACCCGGCCATTTACAGGTGATCTCCGTGGTGGACTCGGACATATACTCCAGAGAGGAATCGGAGTGACGGGGGGCCAGCTCGGGCACCGAGCTGCTGCCGGCCAGCTCCGAGGCCTGGCCCTTCTGCCCCTGCTTGTTGTTCTTGGAACCCGCATCCCCTGGATCGCTGCCGGCCTGGTTGTGATCAGGGGACGGGCTGGGCGACCGCGCCCTGGGCGAGCCCTGGTTGGAGACGCTGACGCGCTGTGTGGAGGTGGGTGCGGATGCTGCCGTGGCTGCTGCTGACCGGCCGCTCGGCTGAGCCGATGCTGACGCCTGAGGGTTCTGCTGGTTGGCTCCCATGTGACGGCCTGCTGTCCGAGAAGTTCCTGCGGTCCGGACCCCTGACTGTAAGAACCCCCCGGAGCGCATGGCCGGCTGAGAGGACCCCAAGGAGGTACTGGGCAGCCGGGTACGCTGTGCCGGCCTGGAAGACACACTGCCCCGGCTGTGATGGCCCCGGGCCTTGCTGGGAATCTGGGAGCCGCTGACTGAGCCGGTGGCCAGCTGGCCCCGGGATGCGTTAGTGGAACCTGGGCTGACTGGAGACGGAGACTGCCCGTTCACCGCCCGTGACGGGCTTCCTGTCGGCTTGCTTGGGCTCGAGACTCGGCGCTGATGCCGGGTCTCCGTGTGGGAGTCCAAGGAGGAGTCAGAGGCCTGGGCGTCAGCTGTGTGTTCCTTGTCATTGTCCAGGGGCTCCGCACACAGACTGCCATGGGACCTCACTTGTGCTTCAGGAGCGGGGTCTGACTTGTCTTGGCTGTGGAGAGGAAAGGGATGGTGGTGAGGGCGGATGAGGCTGGCTGGGGAGCCCGTGGGAATGTGCCGTCAGCTCAGCTGCAGAGGCAAGCGGGTCACCCCCTGCTGACATCTGAACACAGACCCACTCTGCTCCTCGGGGGCGCATGCACACACTCGTCCACGG
Proteins encoded in this region:
- the Reep6 gene encoding receptor expression-enhancing protein 6 isoform X1, with the protein product MDGLRQRFERFLEQKNVATEALGALEARTGVEKRYLAVGALALLSLYLLFGYGASLLCNVIGFVYPAYASVKAIESPSKEDDTVWLTYWVVYALFGLVEFFSDLLLFWFPFYYAGKCAFLLFCMTPGPWNGALILYHRVIRPLFLKHHVALDSAVNQLSGRVLDVAAGITRDVLQALARGRALVTPASTTETPAALEQDRIQDKSDPAPEAQVRSHGSLCAEPLDNDKEHTADAQASDSSLDSHTETRHQRRVSSPSKPTGSPSRAVNGQSPSPVSPGSTNASRGQLATGSVSGSQIPSKARGHHSRGSVSSRPAQRTRLPSTSLGSSQPAMRSGGFLQSGVRTAGTSRTAGRHMGANQQNPQASASAQPSGRSAAATAASAPTSTQRVSVSNQGSPRARSPSPSPDHNQAGSDPGDAGSKNNKQGQKGQASELAGSSSVPELAPRHSDSSLEYMSESTTEITCKWPGYSYQLRCPRHCWLLQHLAY